The following proteins come from a genomic window of Bradyrhizobium paxllaeri:
- the chpT gene encoding histidine phosphotransferase ChpT, which translates to MSGTSSPGPAPDTLELAALLCSRVCHDLISPVGAIVNGLEVLDDNPKPEDRDFALDLIRKSAKTASARLQFCRLAFGAAGSAGAQIDLGDAQTMARGHIEDGKITITWNLPRLLLPKNRVKLLLNMLIIAQQTIPRGGTLTIDPIGDGETMAFRVTSSGLNARVPQNIADLLSASSTASVDAHAVQPYYTRLLAQACGLNVTLVPDGEKVVVTAS; encoded by the coding sequence ATGTCTGGCACTTCGTCTCCCGGTCCGGCTCCCGATACCCTCGAACTTGCGGCGCTGCTGTGTTCGCGCGTCTGTCACGATCTCATCAGCCCGGTTGGCGCGATCGTCAATGGGCTTGAGGTGCTTGACGATAATCCGAAGCCGGAAGACCGCGATTTCGCGCTCGATCTGATCCGCAAGAGCGCCAAGACCGCCTCCGCCCGGTTGCAGTTCTGCCGCCTGGCGTTCGGAGCCGCGGGATCGGCGGGCGCGCAGATCGATCTCGGCGATGCCCAGACCATGGCGCGCGGCCACATCGAGGACGGCAAGATTACCATCACCTGGAATCTGCCGCGGCTCCTGCTGCCGAAGAACCGCGTCAAGCTGTTGTTGAACATGCTGATCATCGCGCAGCAGACGATACCGCGCGGCGGCACGCTGACCATCGATCCGATCGGCGACGGCGAGACGATGGCTTTTCGCGTCACGTCTTCCGGCCTGAACGCCCGCGTGCCGCAGAACATCGCCGATCTCCTGAGCGCAAGTTCGACGGCGAGCGTCGACGCGCATGCAGTGCAACCCTACTATACGCGCCTCCTGGCGCAGGCCTGCGGGCTCAACGTGACGCTTGTGCCCGACGGCGAAAAGGTGGTTGTTACCGCTTCCTGA
- the cysQ gene encoding 3'(2'),5'-bisphosphate nucleotidase CysQ, whose protein sequence is MNETRPPALDRDAAARLIEPLTEIVIRAGDAILAVNRSAMTVEGKTDGSPVTEADLAADRIIAEGLARLVPKIPALSEERTQAAALPYRESFFLIDPLDGTKEFVAGRNEFTVNLALVSEGTPLLGIISAPALGLIWRGVVGRGAERLTLGKEPGRDRPLVEPIRTRPCPTRGQPWTVAVSRSHGDARSEAFIAARPGAVRCELGSAVKLGRVAEGSVDIYPRLAPTSEWDIAAGHAVVVAAGGRVTDSSGAALQFGTGRNGFIVPEFIAWGDPNAATNAS, encoded by the coding sequence ATGAATGAGACACGTCCACCCGCGCTCGATCGTGACGCCGCAGCAAGGCTGATCGAGCCGCTGACCGAGATCGTGATCCGCGCCGGCGACGCTATCCTTGCCGTCAACCGTTCCGCCATGACGGTCGAGGGCAAGACCGACGGCTCGCCGGTAACGGAGGCCGACCTGGCGGCCGACCGAATCATCGCCGAGGGCCTTGCCCGCCTGGTGCCAAAAATACCTGCGCTGTCGGAAGAACGCACCCAGGCGGCCGCGCTGCCCTACAGGGAAAGCTTCTTCCTGATCGACCCGCTCGACGGCACCAAGGAATTCGTCGCCGGGCGCAACGAATTCACCGTCAACCTGGCGCTGGTGTCGGAGGGGACGCCGCTGCTCGGCATCATCAGCGCGCCCGCCCTCGGCCTGATCTGGCGCGGCGTGGTCGGTCGCGGCGCCGAGCGGCTGACGCTTGGCAAGGAGCCTGGCAGGGATAGGCCGCTGGTCGAACCGATACGCACCCGGCCCTGCCCGACGCGCGGCCAGCCCTGGACGGTCGCGGTCAGCCGTTCGCATGGCGATGCCAGGAGCGAAGCCTTCATCGCGGCGAGGCCGGGCGCGGTGCGCTGCGAACTCGGCTCGGCGGTGAAACTCGGCCGGGTGGCCGAAGGCTCCGTCGATATCTATCCGCGGCTGGCGCCGACCTCGGAATGGGACATCGCCGCGGGCCATGCCGTTGTTGTGGCCGCCGGCGGCAGGGTCACCGATTCAAGCGGCGCTGCCCTGCAATT